A genome region from Luteitalea sp. includes the following:
- a CDS encoding sulfatase-like hydrolase/transferase, which yields MIFMKNHRSTRRWTTAAQRTLAACVVLFTVSPGLPGRLLVSQSRATPNFVIVFLDDSGWADFRPFANPGYPTPNVDRLASEGRRFNNFYVPQGVCSASRAALLTGSYPGKIQPGTTSETAICSIDILPTIAHLAGAQPPDNDIDGRNVWDLIAGKPGAQNPHAYYAFSTGDRFEAVMSGDGKWKLHLPHEYRHVIRHGEGGFPGEHEQRAQQLALYDLGADPYERMNVIDDHPAIAQTLQQLAEQHRKQFYADRK from the coding sequence ATGATCTTCATGAAGAACCATCGGTCTACTCGTAGGTGGACGACCGCAGCCCAACGGACGCTGGCCGCGTGTGTCGTCCTGTTCACGGTGTCCCCGGGGCTGCCGGGTCGACTACTCGTCTCACAGAGCCGCGCCACACCAAACTTCGTGATTGTTTTTCTCGACGATTCCGGATGGGCGGATTTTCGGCCCTTCGCCAATCCGGGATATCCAACCCCGAATGTCGATCGACTGGCATCGGAGGGCCGTCGATTCAACAATTTCTACGTGCCCCAGGGCGTCTGCTCGGCGTCGAGAGCCGCCCTGCTCACCGGCTCGTATCCGGGCAAGATTCAGCCGGGGACGACGTCTGAAACAGCCATCTGCTCCATTGACATCCTGCCGACCATTGCCCACCTGGCGGGCGCCCAGCCGCCGGACAACGACATCGATGGGCGCAACGTGTGGGATCTCATCGCCGGCAAACCTGGCGCGCAGAACCCGCATGCCTATTATGCCTTCTCCACCGGGGACCGGTTCGAGGCGGTCATGTCGGGGGATGGGAAATGGAAATTGCATCTTCCTCACGAGTACAGGCATGTGATTCGACACGGTGAGGGTGGGTTCCCCGGTGAGCACGAGCAGAGAGCGCAGCAATTGGCCTTGTATGATCTCGGGGCCGATCCCTACGAGCGCATGAATGTGATCGACGATCATCCTGCGATCGCGCAGACGCTCCAACAGCTCGCCGAACAGCATCGGAAACAGTTCTACGCTGACCGGAAGTGA